In Sphaerospermopsis torques-reginae ITEP-024, the genomic window TCGGCTTGGGCTGGAACAGTCAAAGTTGATGAGGTAAAGCTGGTGTCTTCTTCTAGTGCCTTGACTGCAACTGATGTGAAAACCTCAGTTGTGGACATCAATAGGCAAATGCCCATTACTGCGGTTGATAATTCTCCAGCTTTTGTGCCTACCCTGGCTTTCAGTAAACTCAGTGAGCAGCCTGTGGCTAATCAGAGTGTGACAGAAATTACTGCGGTTAAAACTACAAATGTACCAACAGAAAAAAGGCCGAAAACAGTTTTACCGATTTCATTGACTGAATTAAAAGTAGCACGGTTGACAGAAGTCAATAAATGTTTACAGGCAGAGCAGAAAAGCCAAGCAGCTTTGCTCCTAGCCCCAAGCACCTGTTCTACAAAAAAAGCTAATTTGGCAACATTAGCTCAAGTGACTACGCCCAGTGAATCAGAAACGCCTAATACTTCACAGCCTCCTGCTCAGAATACAGAAAATGTAACACCTGTTCCCGCAAGTTCTACGGAGACACCACTGGAAAACCTGAATCCTAGTCCTAATCCTCTGGTATTTCCTACTAAACCAGAGGAAGTGAAACTTCAGGAAACTCAGCCGATTACTTTAGAACAGGCTCTAGAATTGGCAAAGCGTAATAGTAATGAACTCCAGGTAGCTGTTTTGCAGTTGGAAAGCAGTAAAGCTGCTCTCAAAGAAGCTCAAGCTGCTTTGCTGCCAACTTTAAGTGTGAATGGTACAATCAGTAACAGCCGTACCACTAACAGCACACTGGCAGCTAAACAAGCAGGAATTGACGCTGAATCTAATAGTAGTTTCGATAGTGAAGCGCAACTGAGATATGACCTTTACACATCTGGGAGACGGAACGCAGCGATTAAAGAAGCTGAAGAACAGGTACGTTTTCAGGAATTGGATGTAGAAAGACAAGCTGAGGAAATTCGCTTAAATGTCGCCACAGATTACTATGCTTTGCAACAAGCAGATGAAAATGTGCGGATTTCTCGATCAGCAGTCGAAAATTCTCAGGCTAGTTTGCGAGATGCTTTGGCTTTAGAAAGGGCTGGAGTGGGTACAAGATTCGATGTATTGCGATCGCAAGTGAATTTAGCCAATGCCCAACAAGACTTAACTAATGCCCTTTCTCAGCAAATCATTGCTCGGCGACGGTTAGCTGTGCGGTTAAATCTGTCCCAGTCCGCAAATATTAGTGCCGCTGATCCTGTACAATTAGCAGGTCTTTGGGAACGTAGCCTAGAAGATAGTATCATTCTGGCTTATCAAAATCGTCCCGAATTACAACAGCAGTTGGCACGGAGAAACATCAGCGAACAACGTAGAAAACAAGCTTTAGCATCTTTGAGACCACAAATAAGCTTACTAGCCAGCTATAACTTGCTAGATGTGTTTAATGATAATGTCAACGTCAGTGACGGTTATTCTGTGGGAGTACAAGCCACTTTGAATTTATATGATGGTGGTGCTGCAAGAGCAAGAGCAGCCCAGGCTAAAGCTAATATGGCAGTTGAGGAAACTCGATTTGGACAACAACGCAACGAAATCCGCTTTCAAGTAGAACAGGCTTATTCTACTCAAGTTGCTAACTTGGAAAACGTGCAAACTGCTAATGCGGCTCTAGAGCAAGCTAAAGAATCCCTCAGATTAGCGCGTTTACGTTTTCAAGCTGGTGTAGGGACTCAAACTGACGTGATTAACGCAGAAAATGAACTCACAAGATCCGAAGGTAATCGCATTCGCGCCATTTTGGATTACAATCGTGCTTTGACAGAGCTACAACGCTTCGTCACCTCCAGAGCTTTTCAGAAGTAAACAAATATAGCAGGAGTCAGGAGTCAGGAGTCGTAGGGGTACTCTGTCTCCGGCTATAAAAATTGTTTACAAACCCCAAAAAGCCTCATTGCCAGTAATTTCACTGCAAAATGAGGCTTTTTAGTTAAAAACGCTATATTTGTTACAGGTGATTGGTGATTGGTGACTGGTGACTGGGGACTGGTGACTGGTGACTGGTGACTGGGAAGAAATATTTACCTTCTTCTTCCTGACTCCTGACTCCTGACTCCTGACTCCTGACTCCTGACTCCTGACTCCTGACTCCTTGATCTTCTGACTCCTTGATCTCCTTTTATGACTAAAATCACATCACAAGAAATAGCCCAATTTCGCTCTCAATTAGCAGATGATATTCAAGCAATGGAAGCATTAGACTTGATAGAAGACTGTGAGGGAGACTTAGAAGATGCAGCCATGACCCTGGCTATTAAAGCGGGACAAGAACCTGGTAGAACAAATTCTGAATGGTTAGACGCTTTAGCAAAAAAATGGCGTGCTGTTATCTGCGAACAAGAATATAGAGATAATTTATTAAATGGTTCAATTTCTGGGATGATGTCAAACCTGAGAAGTATTCCAGAGTTTCCCAAAATTTTGGCAACACCAGTTTTGATATATGTCCTCAAGCAAGGTGTAAATAATTTCTGTGAACCTTTAGATTCTTTAAAATAATATTTGGTGCTGAATCTGTCGTTGAACCAGTGCTGATATTCTGTTAATTAAAGATAATTAAAGAAACCCTGTTTTATATAACTGTTTTTAGATCAATGAATTACCTTGTTGCCGTATTACCAGACCGTATCCAAGCTGAATCTGCTTACTTAGGCTTAGAAAAAGAAGGGATAAATAGCACTATCCTGGGTAGAGGATACAAAACCGCTGATGAGTTTGGTTTAATTGATCCCAAAGAAGAAGCGAAAAAACAAGTACGCTTGATGGCATTCTGGTTAATACCATTCGGCTTTTTTGCTGGTTTTACCTTCAGTCTCATCACTGGTTTAAACACCTTTGCTTGGGCTGGTGAAATCGGTAATCATGTTATTGGTGGGTTACTGGGTGCTGGTAGCGGTGCTATGGGTAGCGTCTTTGTTGGTGGTGGTGTGGGTTTGGTTTTTGGTAGTGGTGATGCTTTACCCTACCGTAACCGCTTAGATGCTGGTAAATATTTAATTGTGGTTCAAGGTTCAGAAACTCTGACTCGCCAAGCTACCCGCATTTTACGTCAATATGACCCTGAAAATATCCAAGGTTATGCTGAAAATGGGTAATAGGTAATAGGTAATTGGTAATGGGTAATTCATAATTCCTAATTTTTCCCAATCACCAATCACCAGTCACCAATCACCAATCACCAATCACCAATCACCATGCTCCCTAGAGAAGAACTTTTAAAAGGTGTTGAAAACCGCGATAGTATCGCCCGTGTAATTGACCAAGCAGAACAGGCTATAAAGACCTGGGAAGTGGTTATAACTGATTTTTTGTCTCCGCCGGAGTTAGCCGAAATTCAAAGGGTTTTTAGCCGGTTAACAGAGGTGCATTTAGTCGCCTGGGGTGGATATCCACAAGCTGAACGTCAAAGAGTGGCGATCGCCCGTTCTGAACTTCCTTTAGATTCATCTCAAGTTGCTATTACTGCTTTAGAAATTGCTGGTAATTTTCTGTTTGATACTGCTACCCATCGTGATTTTTTAGGCGCAATGTTGGGTACAGGAATTGTCAGGGAAAAAACCGGAGATATTATTATTTTGGGGGAAAGAGGAGCGCAAGCAATTGTAGTTCCTGAACTGGTAGAATTTTTAGAAATGAATTTAAAACAGGTGCGTTCTGTGCCTGTGAAAACTCAACCTATTGATATTAACGAATTAAAAATTAGAGAACCGAAAAAGAAAGAATTAACTACAGTAGAAGCTTCTTTAAGATTAGATGCGATCGCCTCTGCTGGTTTTGGGATGTCTCGTAATAAAATGGTTGATTTAATTGACTCTGGTGATGTGCGGGTAAATTGGAAAGAAATTACTCAAGCGAGTTCGCAAGTCAAAACCGGAGATTTAATAGCAATTCGTGGAAAAGGACGTTTAGAAGTTGGCGAAATTGCCGTGACTAAAAAAGAACGTTACCGCGTGCAATTAACCAGATATATGTAGTCAATTGATAATTGATAATTGATAATTGATAATTACGAATTACTAAATTATGAATTATCAATTACGAATTACGAATTATTCTTAAACTGTTTTGCTATTGCGCTTACCAAAGATTCTCTGGGTAAAAAGCGGTGCATATTGACAATGATTTTATTTGCTAAACCACCGCTAACTACATTTGAATCACCTTTTTCTAAACCTTGTAAAGCATCTTTGACAACTTCTTCAGGAGTGGCTATTTTATTATTTGCAGATGCTAAATTTTCAGGAAACTTAGCTTCAATGAAAAAGTCTGTTTCTGTTGGACCTGGACAAACTACTAAAACTTTCACCCCATAATCTTTATTTTCCGCCCACAAAGCTTCACTAAAACTGATAACAAATGCCTTAGTTGCAGCATAAACAGAAATATAAGGCATTGGTTGAAAGCCGGCAATTGAGGATACATTAATAATACTACCAGAACGAAGTTGACGCATTAAAGGTAGAAATTTGTGAGTTAAATCTACCAACGCCATAATATTTAATTGAATCATTTTTTGTTGCCGTTCTCCATCCCGTTCGGCAAAATCTCCATAGTCACCAAAACCAGCATTATTAACTAACAAATCAATTGTTATTTCTCGGTTATTAATAAAATCAAAAACTTCATTAGTAGCATTAGTTTCTGTCAAATCTTTGGCTATAACTTCAACTTTTACTTGATGTTTTTGTTCTAATTTTTTCGCTATTTGTTTAAGTTTTTCCTCTGAACGAGCAACGAGAACAAGATTTGTTTTGCGTGCTGCTAATTCTTCAGCAAAAGCTTTACCTATTCCACCTGACGCACCAGTAATTAAAGCTGTTGACATTTTGATATTATCTGATTTATTCCTTCACCTTTACTTATCGTAGCAAACCAGCCTAGCGATTGTGTGGAGATGGGAAAATTTTTTTGGGAATCCTTGTATTATTTCTAGTCAGAACAGGGAATACTAGATTTAGAGAGATTTAGTCAGTTCTGGGTGTGATTATGTTCGGTAAAATCAAATTTGCGGCTTTTTTCATCGCAGGTACAGCAGGAGTTATATGGGTTGTCAATTTACCATATCCCATGATCCGCAAACCTGTAGCACAGGTAGCACCCATTCTGCTGTTACCTAGTTTTATGAGTATGGATCATAACTACCGAGGTGCGATAGATGCTTTAGAACAAGCGGATCAATTAATTAGTCGAGCAACCAGCACTGCGGATATTGAACTGGGTGGAGAAAAAGTTAAAGCAGCAAAAAAACATTTGGATAATTTACCAGTTTGGTTTTTGGGTTATTATCCTCAGCGTTATTGTACTTTGTTTAGTTGTAGTTGGCAATTTACCTTAGATGAATTTCAACAGGCCAGAGAACGAGTAGCAAGATTAGATGCTGTAGTTTTCCAGGACAAAAATGCTTTAGTTCCTTTTAATGAAGCGAAAAATTCTCTAGAAACTGCAAAACAACAATATGCACAAGCTAAAGATACAAAAGAGCGAGAAACAGCTATTGCTAATTGGCAAATTGCTATAGATAAATTAGATCAAATTTCTCAACAAACATTAGCAGGAAAAACAGCACAAACGCAACTTATAGCCTACAAACGAGACTTTGAAAATGCGCGGATTAGTAGTTTTATTACTGCTGCCCAAGAATTTGATTTAGAAGCTCAAAAAATCCAACCAACAAATTCTCAAGTGGCTGCGGAATTATGGCAACAGGCAATTTCTAGACTGGAAAGAGTGCCAAATGAAAATCCTCAATATGTGGATGCACAAAAATTAATTGCTTCCTATCAAGTTAAACAAAAAACTGTAATTGATCCACGTAGTACCACATTAATTGCAGCAGCAAAACAATATGCTTTAGCAGCAGCCCAAGCTTCCCAAAATCCCCCCATACTGTCCAAAAATGGGAACAAATTGCAGATTTATGGAAAAAGGCAATTCAACAATTAGAAAATGTGCAAGTTTCCGAAACCAGTTATGTAGAAGCACAAAAGTTAATTGCACAATATCAAACGAATTTGGGAACTATTCAAAATCGTCGTCAAGCGGAAAGCGAGGGTAAGGAAATTCTCGATGCAGCAAATAAAGAAATTCAAAGTTTGATTGGGTCACCACCCACTAATAAAAATGAAGCCAAGGCGGAAATTATTAAAGTTATGAATCAATTGAGTAGTGTGAAATCAGGAACAACTTCATATAATGAAGCACAAAGATTATTGAAATTGGCAGATAATCAGGTTAAAAAACTTCAATGATTAATATTTACTTGATCCAGGAATAGTAATCGCTATACTTAACTAACTATAGGACTCCTATTTGGTTTTTGATAGCGTAGCGTGGCGTAAGCCATACAGAACTTCGTACATACTGAAAGCCTTTTTTCCTGTTCCCTGTTCCCTGTTCCCTGTTCCCTGTTCCCTGTTCCCTGTTCCCTGCCTCCACGAAAAATTCATGAATCAAATCGGATCACTATATAAACTCTGTACTTGAACTTATTGAAGTTATAGAGCAGTTATTAAACTTACTAAATGCTGATAGTACAGCATAAACAATAACATTAATTCTTTCTCCTAACTCCTGACTCCTTTGATTTGTTCTTGTTAAGAAATATTAATCTTTTCCTCTCAAACCTAAATAGAACCTAAATAAATGCAGTCTTTCAATTTTCACAATTCATAATAGGATGGGTAACTGGCTAAGGTATTACAGTGGTTGGTATTGTTATTGTTTCGCACAGTAAACAATTGGCTCTGGGAGTACAGGAACTAGCTGCACAGATGGTTCAAGGAAAAATTCCCCTCGCTGTAGCAGCAGGTGTTGATGATCCAGAACACCCACTAGGTACAGATGCGATCAAGGTTTATGAAGCGATCGCCTCTGTATTCTCAGATGATGGTGTTCTCGTGCTGATGGATTTGGGTAGTGCTTTAATGAGTGCGGAAATGGCTCTGGAGTTTCTACCCCCAGAACAGCGAGAAAAAATCTATTTATGTGCAGCCCCATTAGTAGAAGGCGCTATTGCTGCTGTTGTTGCTGCTGCTGCTGGGAAAAACATCCAGCAAGTGATCACGGAAACACAAGGGGCATTAATAGCAAAAGCAACTCAGTTAAATTTTGTTACCAGTCCACTACCAGAAATCACTATACAAACTGGTAATACAGCAGCAATTCCTACCCAGGAAATTCGCCTCAAAATCACTAACCGCTTAGGTTTACACGCTCGTCCTGCTGCTCAGTTTGTAGCTACTGCATCCCGGTTTCAATCTCAAATCAAAGTACAAAATTTAACCAGAAATACAGAAGCGGTCAGAGGTGACAGTATTAACCAAGTTGCTACTTTGGGAGTACGTCAAGGACATGAATTGCTGATAACTGCTACTGGTACGGATGCTCAGGAGGCACTCAGAGCTTTACAAGGATTGATTATTAACAACTTTGGTGAAGACAATAGCATCATAGAGCTACCAGCCCGCCGTGAGGAAGTTACTGCGCCCACTGAAGGAGAACTCAGAGGAATTGCTGCTTCTGCGGGAATAGCGATCGCTCCATTAATTCATTATCAATCTGTCACCATCCCAATTACAGAATATCACATAGAAAACGTTGAAATCGAGTGGCACAGATTACAATCTGCTATCCAAATAGCTAAACAGGAAATTGCTTCTTTACTTTCTCATACATCAATACAAATTGGTGACGCGGAAGCGGCTATTTTTGATGCCCATCTGTTATTTTTAGCAGATCCAGTCATGCTAGAAGCCGCACGTCAACATATTGTGGAAAAACGCCTTAATGCAGAAGTAGCTTGGCAAGCTGTAGTCGATGAAGTAGCAAATTCTTACCGTAAACTGGAAGATGCTTATTTACAAGAACGAGTAGACGATGTAGTTGATGTTGGGCGTAGGGTGTTAAGAATTTTACTTGGTAGTCTGCCCACTGACTTGCACATCACAGAACCATCAATTATTGTCGGTACAGATTTAAGTCCCTCGGATACCGCTAAACTCGATCCAACTAAGGTAATGGGCATTTGTATGACTTCTGGGAGTGCAACTTCCCATAGTGCTATTATCGCCCGTACATTAGGCATTCCAGCGGTTGTGGGTGTAGCTCCTCAAATTTTAACCTTAGAAAGCGGTACTTTGATAGCAATTGATGGGGAAAGCGGTAAAGTTTGGGTAGCACCACCAGCAGAAACATTAACTGCCCTAGAAGCCAAACGTCAAAACTGGCAAACAGCCCAAGCCGAAGCGAAAGCTAAAGCACATCAGCCGGCGATTACCCGTGATGGTCGGAGAATCCAGATTTTTGCTAATATTGGTAGTATTGCCGATGCCAAAGCTGCTGTAAGTCATGGTGCAGAAGGTGTGGGTTTACTGCGTACAGAGTTCTTGTATTTGGAAAAGACAAAAGCACCCACAGAAGAGGAACAATTAGAAGTTTATCAGGCGATCGCTCAGGTTTTAGACCAGCGTCCCTTAATTATTCGTACCCTGGATGTGGGTGGAGATAAACCACTTCCTTATCTGAGTTACCAAGAAGAAGCTAACCCCTTCTTAGGTGTGCGGGGAATACGTTTCTGTTTAGAAAATCCTCAATTCTTGAAAACTCAATTAAGGGCAATTTTACGCGCCAGTTCCGGTAATAATATCAAAATTATGTGGCCAATGATTGCCACGTTAACAGAATTACGAGCAGCTAAAGCAATTTTAACCGAAGTGCAAACAGAACTGCGACAAGCGGGAATAGATTTTGATGAAAAAATGGCAGTGGGAATGATGATAGAGACACCCGCAGCAGTAGCTATTGCTGATCAGTTAGCTAGGGAAGTGGACTTTTTTAGTATAGGTACAAATGATTTAAGTCAGTATGTGATGGCAGGCGATCGCACTAATCCCAAAGTAGCAACTTTAGCCGATGCTTTGCAACCTGCGGTATTACGTATGATTCAGCAAACTGTAGAAGTTGCCCATGCTGCTAATATTTGGGTGGGGTTGTGTGGAGAAGTGGCCGCAGAAACCTTAGTAGCACCCATTTTATTAGGTTTGGGATTAGATGAACTAAGTGTCAATCCCCAAGCGATCGCACCATTAAAACAAGCTATTTCCCATTTAACCATCACAGAATCTCAGTCGATCGCATCTGTAGCATTAACACAAGATTCAGCCACCAGTGTCAGGGAATTAGTTTATCCCATCGGCTGAAAGATACAACATCAAAGATAAAAAATCACACACAAGAGACGTTTCTGGGGAACGTCTCTCATCAAACTATCTAAATGAATAGCTTTGTCAATATTCTTTTGTTTTTATATCAAACTGCAATACGCTGCTATGAATCCTCAGTTTCAAAGCAGCATTAACGCAGAAAGCTACTGATAAGCCACATCAAAATAAACGTCAGAACCGTAGAAAACTGATTTGCTGTAATGTTGATCAAAGCTAGTTGCTGTAATACAGGTACTGCAATCAATCCCCCAGCTATTAAGCCAATAATAAGACTTGCCAGGGTAAACAAAACTGCTCGACCAAATTTATTTTCCTTGCGGTTGAGAAAATAAATACTTACTCCAACCCCAACCACCAATCCCAGTTGCAAAACCTGATCGCTGGCAGCAGGAACAAATAAACTAATAGCACTTAAACCCAGGAACCAAGCTCCTGGTGCGAGTACATCTGATAGACTCGGTTGATCTAATATTCGTTGCAGCCATGCAGGTGACTGCTCACGAGTAACCGGACTTTCTTTTTGTGGAGATGGAACTCGCATTTCTGGAAAGCGGATACGCTCTGGTACTTTAATTTTACCTTCTTGGCGCATTCGTAAGCGATCCATTAGAATCGCATCATAAGCTGCTTCAATTAATTCCCGACCCTTGCTATCACCACCATGTTGCTCCAACAGGCGATTGCGAGCGTCCTGAATTTCATCAAAACTAGCATCTTCTGATACCCCAAGTTTTTGGTAGGGATTTTGATCGCTCATGGCAGTGTGTTACTTCAGCCCTAGTCAGCAGCAGTCTTTTGTGGAAGAAAAAACAACCTTAGGTTTTATTGTTATCAGAACAATAGTCCTAACCGATTCTTGTCCTCTAATCAGGATATTAGCACAGATGAGTTTATTCGACTCAAGAATTTAAACCATAGTAACTTTAACATAAACATATTGCCATCACAGACATCAATCAAAGGTTTTCAACCTATTTTCTGATAACCATATTGATTAATGGTATAAAATCGCATATTCATTTAAAATGAAACCGTTTTAAATTGCTGTTCCACTAAGTACACACTATGCAAACTGAAACAGAAAGCTACAAATAGGGTCAAGAAAACCATACGGTAGATATAGTACATATTCTGAAATGCAGACCTGATACTCGTAAAATTAGTGTCTACATCCTTCATAATTGTAATTACAGTTTATTGGAACAATCAGGATACTCGTATCTACTCCTTGTATATTTTTCAGTACAGCCAAAGTGGAAAATGCGTTTTTACGCAATTCCTTTGTTAAACATCATGAATTTTTGTGCAAAGTAATGGTCATGGCTCCTGCCAAGATTCTTGTAGTTGATGACGACCCCGCCGTTCGGAATTTAATTCAACGCTTTTTGATCAAACAGAATTATCAAGTAGAAGCTGCTGAAGATGGTAAGACTGCCCTCACCTTATTTGAGCAATTTAACCCAGACTTGGTAATTCTAGATGTAAACTTACCAGATACAATTGGTTTTAACCTGTGCCAAGAAATGCAAAGCCGAAATGGCGTTTTTGTCCTGATGCTCACCAGTCGCACAGATGAAACTGACAAAATTCGCGGTTTTTCCAAAGGTGCTGATGACTATCTCACCAAACCCTTTGGACTGGGAGAGCTAGAGGTCAGAGTAGCAGCAATTTTGAGGCGACAGCGGGTTGTTACCACCGCAGAACAAAAACGCCTCATTTTTGACAAACTCGTGATTGACCCAGTGCGGAGAGAAGTAACACTTAATGACGAACCAGTACCCTTGACCGCTTTGGAATTTGA contains:
- a CDS encoding TolC family protein — encoded protein: MKGQQILFHSFLPGVTAAVLTTQSAWAGTVKVDEVKLVSSSSALTATDVKTSVVDINRQMPITAVDNSPAFVPTLAFSKLSEQPVANQSVTEITAVKTTNVPTEKRPKTVLPISLTELKVARLTEVNKCLQAEQKSQAALLLAPSTCSTKKANLATLAQVTTPSESETPNTSQPPAQNTENVTPVPASSTETPLENLNPSPNPLVFPTKPEEVKLQETQPITLEQALELAKRNSNELQVAVLQLESSKAALKEAQAALLPTLSVNGTISNSRTTNSTLAAKQAGIDAESNSSFDSEAQLRYDLYTSGRRNAAIKEAEEQVRFQELDVERQAEEIRLNVATDYYALQQADENVRISRSAVENSQASLRDALALERAGVGTRFDVLRSQVNLANAQQDLTNALSQQIIARRRLAVRLNLSQSANISAADPVQLAGLWERSLEDSIILAYQNRPELQQQLARRNISEQRRKQALASLRPQISLLASYNLLDVFNDNVNVSDGYSVGVQATLNLYDGGAARARAAQAKANMAVEETRFGQQRNEIRFQVEQAYSTQVANLENVQTANAALEQAKESLRLARLRFQAGVGTQTDVINAENELTRSEGNRIRAILDYNRALTELQRFVTSRAFQK
- a CDS encoding photosystem II S4 domain protein yields the protein MLPREELLKGVENRDSIARVIDQAEQAIKTWEVVITDFLSPPELAEIQRVFSRLTEVHLVAWGGYPQAERQRVAIARSELPLDSSQVAITALEIAGNFLFDTATHRDFLGAMLGTGIVREKTGDIIILGERGAQAIVVPELVEFLEMNLKQVRSVPVKTQPIDINELKIREPKKKELTTVEASLRLDAIASAGFGMSRNKMVDLIDSGDVRVNWKEITQASSQVKTGDLIAIRGKGRLEVGEIAVTKKERYRVQLTRYM
- a CDS encoding SDR family NAD(P)-dependent oxidoreductase, translating into MSTALITGASGGIGKAFAEELAARKTNLVLVARSEEKLKQIAKKLEQKHQVKVEVIAKDLTETNATNEVFDFINNREITIDLLVNNAGFGDYGDFAERDGERQQKMIQLNIMALVDLTHKFLPLMRQLRSGSIINVSSIAGFQPMPYISVYAATKAFVISFSEALWAENKDYGVKVLVVCPGPTETDFFIEAKFPENLASANNKIATPEEVVKDALQGLEKGDSNVVSGGLANKIIVNMHRFLPRESLVSAIAKQFKNNS
- the ptsP gene encoding phosphoenolpyruvate--protein phosphotransferase; its protein translation is MVGIVIVSHSKQLALGVQELAAQMVQGKIPLAVAAGVDDPEHPLGTDAIKVYEAIASVFSDDGVLVLMDLGSALMSAEMALEFLPPEQREKIYLCAAPLVEGAIAAVVAAAAGKNIQQVITETQGALIAKATQLNFVTSPLPEITIQTGNTAAIPTQEIRLKITNRLGLHARPAAQFVATASRFQSQIKVQNLTRNTEAVRGDSINQVATLGVRQGHELLITATGTDAQEALRALQGLIINNFGEDNSIIELPARREEVTAPTEGELRGIAASAGIAIAPLIHYQSVTIPITEYHIENVEIEWHRLQSAIQIAKQEIASLLSHTSIQIGDAEAAIFDAHLLFLADPVMLEAARQHIVEKRLNAEVAWQAVVDEVANSYRKLEDAYLQERVDDVVDVGRRVLRILLGSLPTDLHITEPSIIVGTDLSPSDTAKLDPTKVMGICMTSGSATSHSAIIARTLGIPAVVGVAPQILTLESGTLIAIDGESGKVWVAPPAETLTALEAKRQNWQTAQAEAKAKAHQPAITRDGRRIQIFANIGSIADAKAAVSHGAEGVGLLRTEFLYLEKTKAPTEEEQLEVYQAIAQVLDQRPLIIRTLDVGGDKPLPYLSYQEEANPFLGVRGIRFCLENPQFLKTQLRAILRASSGNNIKIMWPMIATLTELRAAKAILTEVQTELRQAGIDFDEKMAVGMMIETPAAVAIADQLAREVDFFSIGTNDLSQYVMAGDRTNPKVATLADALQPAVLRMIQQTVEVAHAANIWVGLCGEVAAETLVAPILLGLGLDELSVNPQAIAPLKQAISHLTITESQSIASVALTQDSATSVRELVYPIG
- a CDS encoding CPP1-like family protein, with the protein product MSDQNPYQKLGVSEDASFDEIQDARNRLLEQHGGDSKGRELIEAAYDAILMDRLRMRQEGKIKVPERIRFPEMRVPSPQKESPVTREQSPAWLQRILDQPSLSDVLAPGAWFLGLSAISLFVPAASDQVLQLGLVVGVGVSIYFLNRKENKFGRAVLFTLASLIIGLIAGGLIAVPVLQQLALINITANQFSTVLTFILMWLISSFLR
- a CDS encoding response regulator transcription factor, with the protein product MAPAKILVVDDDPAVRNLIQRFLIKQNYQVEAAEDGKTALTLFEQFNPDLVILDVNLPDTIGFNLCQEMQSRNGVFVLMLTSRTDETDKIRGFSKGADDYLTKPFGLGELEVRVAAILRRQRVVTTAEQKRLIFDKLVIDPVRREVTLNDEPVPLTALEFDLLHFLASHPGRVWRRSELIQEVWDYEYVGDQRVVDVHIGQIRKKIEIDASQPALIQTVRGVGYKFESTTNPKNQEL